Proteins encoded together in one Euwallacea similis isolate ESF13 chromosome 12, ESF131.1, whole genome shotgun sequence window:
- the LOC136412392 gene encoding ribose-phosphate pyrophosphokinase-like has product MKIIIGNASKELGESVVNRLDVQPSSVQVSEFADGEVNVEVANDLYNQEVYIIQSLSPPVNDNLMELLLIIDAVNRLGAKRIVVIIPYYGYSRQDRIIKNNNVQSALSAKLVANLIQTAGASSVAVIDLHSSQIEGFFDVPITNLNCFEAFVDSIHTENLAIVAPDVGAIGRARAFAKTLEEKYKIGLSDKIIVVDKYRERAGTSQVMNIIGEVANKNCVIVDDIVDSGGTLCNAALALKGHGAKSVISCITHGVLSGSAVEKISSSSLDKLVITDTILHKFEKTDKIEVVSVVDILTHFIQGEFANKRKITITKEEMLKIAQLVRIKLSNDEIDHYSKELTMLDWIHDTLLQVNTEGVSPMRYGSIDKDIHVRDDVINSQNIKKEILSNTKPEHGYFVVLKVISD; this is encoded by the exons ATGAAGATAATAATAGGTAATGCTAGTAAGGAATTAGGGGAATCAGTAGTTAACCGGCTAGATGTTCAACCATCCTCTGTTCAGGTGTCAGAGTTTGCTGATGGTGAGGTAAATGTAGAAGTAGCAAATGATCTATATAATCAAGAAGTATATATAATACAATCTCTTTCTCCCCCTGTGAATGATAACCTTATGGAGCTTCTGCTCATAATTGATGCAGTAAATAGATTAGGAGCCAAAAGGATAGTAGTAATTATTCCTTATTATGGATATAGCAGGCAAGATAGAATTATCAAGAACAATAATGTGCAGTCTGCTTTAAGTGCTAAATTAGTTGCAAATCTTATTCAAACTGCAGGTGCAAGTAGTGTTGCAGTTATTGATTTGCACTCAAGTCAAATTGAAGGATTCTTTGATGTACCGATAACTAATTTGAACTGCTTTGAAGCATTTGTTGACTCTATACACACAGAAAATTTGGCAATTGTTGCACCTGATGTTGGAGCAATTGGCAGAGCACGTGCTTTTGCAAAGACTTTAGAGGAAAAGTACAAGATAGGGTTAAGTGATAAGATTATTGTAGTAGATAAATATAGGGAGAGAGCAGGCACATCTCAAGTAATGAACATAATAGGAGAAGTTGCGAATAAAAATTGTGTCATTGTTGATGATATAGTTGACTCTGGTGGAACATTGTGTAATGCAGCTCTTGCTTTAAAAGGCCACGGAGCAAAGTCCGTAATTTCATGCATCACACATGGCGTGCTTTCAGGAAGTGCAGTTGAGAAAATCTCTTCCTCTTCTTTAGATAAATTAGTGATTACGGATACCATACttcacaaatttgaaaaaactgataaaataGAAGTTGTTTCGGTCGTAGATATTTTAACTCACTTTATCCAAGGAG aatttgcaaataagagaaaaataacaattaccAAAGAAGAAATGCTTAAAATTGCACAGCTTGTAAGGATTAAGTTATCAAATGACGAGATTGATCACTACTCCAAAGAACTGACAATGCTGGATTGGATACATGATACTTTATTGCAAGTTAATACTGAAGGTGTTTCTCCTATGCGTTATGGCAGCATAGACAAGGACATTCATGTACGCGATGATGTTATAAATTctcaaaacattaaaaaagagATATTGTCCAATACAAAACCTGAGCATGGGTATTTCGTAGTGCTAAAGGTTATAAGcgattaa
- the LOC136412393 gene encoding putative ankyrin repeat protein RF_0381: MTEETKDGYASLYVAIQEGNIEAAELLIKCGTNVNDHYERNRTPLHIAIGRKQLEIAKLLIKNGANVNAKTQNHGKDDLTPMHFAVFANTPEFIELLASHGALINERESTEGYTPLHFAALYGNKNIIQALIDKGQSIEDVDNNGRTALFLAARQCTEAEDDSRIEIIKYLIDKIKADVTKKDNNNNAVLFPAANNCPGKVVEFIIEQYIKIFELENFINHKNNDGMDALDIALNSGNEKAIEVLRSYGADIKNKVDGSIQKITAEKPSSTLDRAESAEVAPPIKQRV, translated from the coding sequence ATGACAGAGGAAACAAAAGATGGATATGCTTCCTTATATGTTGCAATTCAGGAAGGTAATATTGAAGCTGCAGAACTACTAATAAAGTGCGGCACAAACGTCAATGATCATTATGAACGCAATCGTACGCCACTGCATATTGCCATCGGACGCAAACAATTAGAAATAGCAAAATTGCTGATAAAAAATGGAGCAAACGTTAATGCAAAAACTCAAAATCATGGTAAAGATGATCTAACACCAATGCACTTTGCAGTTTTTGCAAATACGCCAGAATTTATAGAATTACTAGCTAGCCATGGTGCATTGATTAATGAAAGAGAAAGTACCGAAGGGTATACTCCTCTTCACTTTGCTGCTTTGTATgggaataaaaatataatacaagCCTTAATTGATAAGGGGCAAAGTATCGAAGATGTGGACAATAATGGGCGAACAGCTCTGTTTTTAGCTGCTAGGCAGTGCACTGAAGCAGAAGATGATAGCAGAATAGAAATTATCAAGTATTTGATAGACAAGATCAAAGCAGATGTAACAAAGaaagataataataacaatgcAGTACTCTTTCCTGCCGCTAATAATTGCCCTGGAAAAGTGGTAGAATTCATCATTGAgcaatatataaaaatctttGAGTTAGAGAATTTTATCAACCACAAAAATAATGATGGTATGGATGCTTTGGATATTGCGCTGAATAGTGGAAACGAGAAAGCTATTGAAGTATTAAGATCATATGGAGCAGATATCAAGAATAAGGTAGATGGTagcattcaaaaaattactgcAGAAAAACCAAGTAGTACCCTAGACAGAGCAGAAAGTGCAGAGGTAGCACCTCCAATTAAGCAAAGAGTATAA